The Terriglobus roseus sequence GATCCACCCTGACGACTTGCCCCGTCTGCTCGAATACTGGCAGTCCGTCGTCGCCGCCGGGACGCCTGGTGAAATCGAGGCTCGAATGCGACGTTTCGACGGGCTCTATCGGGCGTTCCTCTTTCGTGCAACACCCTTGCGTGATGAAGCAGGAGACATTGTCAAATGGTTCGGAACGAGCACCGATATCAATGACCGGAAAGAAGCCGAGGAGAAAGTCCGCCGCAGCGAAGCGTTTCTTGCGGAGGTTCAACAGCTGACACGTATCGGTAGCTTCTCGTGGTGTGTTGCAACCGAGGACATTCGATGGTCGGATGAACTTTACTCGATCTATGATCTCGATCCTTCCCTTCAAATCACTTTCGATTTGTTTGCTCGGCGTCTCCATCCAGATGATCTGAAATATCTGCCGGATATGCTTCAACGCGCTCAGCGAGAAATGGATGATCTGGAATATTCACATAGGATCGTGATGTCGGATGGCGCGATCAAGTACCTCCATCTGAGGGCACATGCTCGTCGCGATCCCGAGGGACGCCTCGAATACATTGGGGCAGTCCAGGATGTAACGCAACGCAAACTCGAGGAGGAAGCGCTCGCAAAGGCCCGACAAGACCTCGCAAATGCTACGAGAATTAGTAGCCTTGGCGTGTTAACGGCTTCCATCGCACACGAAATCAACCAGCCACTTTCGGGAATCGTTACAAACGCGAGTACAAGTCTTCGCATGCTCAGCGGCGATCCGCCAAATATAGAAGGGGCGCGCGAAACTGCCCGCCGGACCATTCGGGATGGAAATCGGGCCTCTGACGTGGTGTGCAGACTGCGAACGCTTTTCAGCAAAGGAGAGATTGCGGCGGCTCCATTGGATCTGAGCGAGGTCGCCAAAGAAGTGATCGCGCTATCGCAGGCCGAATTGCAGAGAAATCGCGTTTCGCTACAGGAGGAACTGGCAGAGGGCCTCCCACAAATCTTCGGCGACCGAATTCAGTTGCAGCAAGTTATCTTGAACCTGCTCCGAAATGCCTCAGATGCATTCGAGTCATTTCATGGTGTGCAAAGGACCATTCGGATTAAGACCGACATTGGGGACGACGATAGCGTGCGTCTCAGCGTCACTGACTCGGGCATCGGCTTTGATCCCGAACTTTCGGAGACGTTGTTCCAAGCCTTTCATACAACGAAGACCAAGGGGATGGGGATCGGGCTCTCCGTGAGTCGGTCCATTATCGAGGCTCATCGAGGAAAAATTGCGGCGAGGCCAAATGATGGCCCTGGATCGACCTTCGAATTCTCGATCCCATACGAGGTCAACGTCGCCAATCGAACTCAAAAAAAAACACCCGGCAATGCGAGTGGTGCGTCCGAGAGGCTGCGTCCACTTACTCCCAGTCCTCGTCTCCTTTCGAACGACATTGATTCCGCAGAACAGTCGGACGACAATGCCTTATTTCGAAAAGCAATACCTAAGGACAATGGCGCGTAAGCCGCGCTCGGGGGATCATAATTTGTGATTCCACTACGTGAAGTCGAACTACGGTTCTTGTGGCCTAGCTCGTGCCTCTGTAGCGGTCGTGCTGGGTATTGGGCCGCTGAGCGCAAGCGGTCGCCCGCCTAAGCTAAATCACCCCAACGGTGACCCAGATATCGCAAAGGGATTCATGAAGACTGCACGTTTGGTTGTTTCAGTGGTTGATGACGACGAATCGATTCGGGAGTCCCTGCCTGACTTGCTCGCTGAATTGGGATTCCAAGCCTACACGTTCGCATCGGCCGAAGCATTTCTTTCATCTGATGGAGCGTCAAAGACCGACTGCTTGCTTCTTGATATCAACATGCCGGGGACCACTGGACTAGATCTTGAGCGGTATTTGAGGCGGAGCGGCTCACAAGTCCCAATCATTTTCATAACCGCTCTGAGAGATGAATCCGCGCGCTTGAGTTTGATCAAACAAGGTGCCGTCGAGTGTCTGTTTAAACCGTTTAGCGACGCCGCGTTGCTCGAGGCGCTTACCAAAGCATTCCGCTAAGACACTCTCTGGATCATTTGGGCCGAGATGACCCGTGTGCGATGATTTTTGAGAACGCATGGCGAAACACTGGGGGATGCATCCATGCAAGAAGTCCTACCGATTGTCTTCGTAGTGGATGACGATGTGTCAGTCCGTGAATCCTTGGAGCTCCTTCTTCGCAATGAGGGCTGGCAGGTCGAGCTATTCGTGTCGGCATCTGATTTTCTCGCCTACGATCCACCTGTGGTTCCGAATTGTCTTGTTCTTGATGTCTCGCTTCCTGGTCTGAATGGGCTCGAGCTGCAAAGGTGTATTGGCTCTGACCGGACTGAGATGCCCATCATCTTTATCACTGGCCATGGTGACATCCCCATGACCGTACAAGCGATGAAGGCAGGAGCAATCGAGTTTCTTCAAAAGCCCTTCAGCGATGAGACGATGTTGAATGCCATTCGCGGTGCGCTGCAGCGCAGTAAACACCTGCTGAGTCGTAAGAATGAGATCCGTGAATTGCGGTCTATGTATGGGCAATTAACCCCGAGAGAGCGTGAGGTCATGGCCTTGGTCGCTGCCGGACTTCCAAACAAACAAGTAGGCAGCGAACTTGGGATTAGCGAGATCACAGTGAAGGCGCATCGTGGTAGCCTCATGCGCAAGCTGAATGCCAGTTCCGTTGCGGATCTTGTGAAAATCGCGACACGGCTCCGCGTCACGACCTCTCGAACGCTAGACGCGCGTGCCGTGGTGTCTGAGAGTCATAGATCGTAAGCACACCGTTCAAGTTGGCACATCTAGCGGTTGAGGTTTGGTAGGACGTCGACGAAGACAAGTCGCGTGGAATGAGCACACCCCACGATCAACGTGTTTGTCCACGTCTACCCGGCTCACTCTCGCCACCCTCGCCGCCGAAGGCGTTTTCTCGCCGACGTCCCCAAGACGAATCTCTGTCAAATTTCGACTCGGCCGATTGCCTATCGCATTCAGTCGAAGCTCTCTGCGATATGGACTGAGACTTATA is a genomic window containing:
- a CDS encoding response regulator transcription factor, yielding MQEVLPIVFVVDDDVSVRESLELLLRNEGWQVELFVSASDFLAYDPPVVPNCLVLDVSLPGLNGLELQRCIGSDRTEMPIIFITGHGDIPMTVQAMKAGAIEFLQKPFSDETMLNAIRGALQRSKHLLSRKNEIRELRSMYGQLTPREREVMALVAAGLPNKQVGSELGISEITVKAHRGSLMRKLNASSVADLVKIATRLRVTTSRTLDARAVVSESHRS
- a CDS encoding response regulator transcription factor, encoding MKTARLVVSVVDDDESIRESLPDLLAELGFQAYTFASAEAFLSSDGASKTDCLLLDINMPGTTGLDLERYLRRSGSQVPIIFITALRDESARLSLIKQGAVECLFKPFSDAALLEALTKAFR
- a CDS encoding PAS domain-containing sensor histidine kinase is translated as MMKPIAEESSTSENGVLDFRLIVNTIPGLVCTLTADWNLEVVNQRLLDYYGMTFEEIRDWKHNGVVHPDDLEGVIEKTIQSSKTGAPLEMEHRCRRYDGVYRWFQVRGMPLRDEHHAIVRWYLLFTDIEDRKRNEALQAQENSLSLFINTIPVVAWSARPDGSIDFVSDHYLTFAGLKAPEADGWGWTQSIHPDDLPRLLEYWQSVVAAGTPGEIEARMRRFDGLYRAFLFRATPLRDEAGDIVKWFGTSTDINDRKEAEEKVRRSEAFLAEVQQLTRIGSFSWCVATEDIRWSDELYSIYDLDPSLQITFDLFARRLHPDDLKYLPDMLQRAQREMDDLEYSHRIVMSDGAIKYLHLRAHARRDPEGRLEYIGAVQDVTQRKLEEEALAKARQDLANATRISSLGVLTASIAHEINQPLSGIVTNASTSLRMLSGDPPNIEGARETARRTIRDGNRASDVVCRLRTLFSKGEIAAAPLDLSEVAKEVIALSQAELQRNRVSLQEELAEGLPQIFGDRIQLQQVILNLLRNASDAFESFHGVQRTIRIKTDIGDDDSVRLSVTDSGIGFDPELSETLFQAFHTTKTKGMGIGLSVSRSIIEAHRGKIAARPNDGPGSTFEFSIPYEVNVANRTQKKTPGNASGASERLRPLTPSPRLLSNDIDSAEQSDDNALFRKAIPKDNGA